GGGCAGTGTGGAAAGAAACGCGATTAGCGGTCTGTGTTGGTATTGGAAAAACACTCACATTAGCCAAACTCGCAAACCATCTCGCGAAGAAGTGGCCGGGGTTTAATGGAGTTTGCGTACTTGATGACGAACACTTTAAACAACAAGCCTTAGCACAACTTAGTCCGCAAGATATATGGGGAATAGGGCGAAAAACCGCGCATAAACTACAGCAAAATGGTATTACAACAGCAGGGCAACTTAGCCAACTAAAACCTCATCACCTACCCGCAGGGTTTAATGTTGAACTACATCGTACGATTAACGAATTAAATGGACAACCATGTAAACAGTGGGATCAAGCCAGGGCAGATAAATTACAAATATTCTCAACACGTAGTTTAGGGAAACGCATCACTGATATTGACTCACTAAAGCAAGTGCTGGCAAAACATGCTTCGATAGCCGCAGTTAAAGCACGTAAGCAACACTCTTTATGCGCGTCATTAATGGTTTTTGCAGCCAATAGTCCTTTTGATAAACAGCACTGTAGTTATAAAATACTCGTATCAATTCACCCTGCAACTAATAACACGGTATCATTGATTAAAATAATTAATGACAATATCCATCAGCTATATCATCAGGGGGTTGCCTATTACAAAGTTGGAGTAGGTTTATTAAATCTTTCTAGCGAAGCACACCAACAGTGGGATCTATTTACCCCTGCGCCGGAAAATATTCCTTTAATGACGGTATTAGATAAAATAAATCAGCGTTATGGTCGCGATAGTGCATTTTTAGCTGCACAGGGCATTGATCAAAAATGGTCTATGCGTCGTGAAGGACTAACACCTCAATACACAACGAATTGGCGTCATATTCCACCTATTCGTTGTTAAATAACCTTAATTATGAATAAGCAAAGCGATAAAATGCCACTATCTGATTAAAATGCTATCACGCTTAGATAACGCTTCCATTAAGCAAAATTGCGGTTAAGTATAATTGAGGTTAAATAGTCTTTGGAAGGTAATACAAGTGATAGGTTGCAATACTAGGACTGCTTATCTTGCCGTTTAAATGTTGCTCGCGAAAAACTCTACAATTAAACAGACTGAAGTAAAACGCACTCATCAATGAGTGCGTATGAGGCATAATATCAATATCATAAGTTATTTTGGCAAAAGCACCGTATCGATAACATGAATAACGCCATTTTTAGCTTTTACATCAGCAGCAATAACTGTAGCGTTATTAATCATTACTTTATTATCCTCAACTTTTACCATCACGGTTTGACCTTGTAAAGTAGGAGCAACTTCAAGTTTCACAACATCTTCTGCCATCACTTTTCCAGCTACGACATGATAAGTAAGTACAGCGATGAGCTTGTCTTTATTCTCAGGCTTGAGAAGCATTTCCACTGTACCAGCTGGTAGTTTAGCGAATGCTTCATCAGTTGGTGCAAACACAGTAAATGGACCTTCTCCTTTTAAGGTACCGACCAGATCAGCCGCTTTAACAGCCGCCACTAACGTTGTGAATGAGCCATTTTCTACAGCGACATCAACAATATCTTTTTTCATGCCATGATGCCCTGCATGTGAGAAAGCGCTAAATGCCAAGCTTGATACTAGTAGTAGTGATGTAGTCATCGATTTTAATGTGTTAAACATAATATATTCCTTGTAATGATTGGTATGTAAGTGTTTATCGTTGTAGCAGTGTTAATGATATTTACGAAGGGCTGAGTCAAATCGATCAACTACTGAAAAATAAAATTGATGAATATTATTTTTCAGTAGTTGATCATCGCGTAAAACCAAGAGTAAATTAAAGCGAAGGTAATTGTGTTAGCAAAGCTTGAGCACTTTCAGGATATTGACTACAATGATGCACTTTTTATTTATCAGTAGGTCACAACATGAACGATACACAGACTCAACCAGAATTACCGGATCGCCTTTCAGGAAACCCACGTAGCCCACATCATGTAGAAGAAATTTTTCAATATGACATCGGTATCCGCTTGAATGGTAAAGAACGTTTTGACGTTGAAGAATATTGCATTAGCGAAGGCTGGGTAAAAGTCCCTGCACACAAAGCATTAGATCGTCGTGGCCAACCACTAATGAGAACTCTAAAAGGGACAGTAGAAGCGTTTTACAAGTAACCTAAATGCCTACTAACCACTTATCAGATCAAAGCTAGTAAAGAAATTTACTGGCTTTTTAGCAATAACAGTACTTCTGAACATGACAAAATAAAGAAACATTTTGCTATTTATACAAAGCAGAGTCTAAGGCTTGTGGTTATTCCACATAATTAGAGGAAGTTTGCTTAGAATAGCTAAACCACATTGCGTCTACCTTTCTCAAACCGCGTTGTGTTGAACAAAATTTAAACGACAAAGTTCAACAGACCCTAGTTAAATCAACTTTAGTTGTAAAATAATAAGTTTTTCTAGTACTCATTACCTTCAATGGGGTAGTTTAGTGCACTTAAATATTTTTCTTGAACATTACGTTTATAGGATAAATCAGCGCATAGATAAAAGCTTATAAAAGGAGCATGGAATGCACAATCTAACACTGGTACTCAAGAAGGCACTAATACTACTACTTTTCGTTTTTCCTATTCTCTCTCACGCAGAGGCTGTTTGGGTGGATGTGAGATCTCCTGCAGAGCATCAAATTAACCACATTGAAGGTGATCTTCTTATTCCACACACAGAAATAGTAAATACGATTAGTAAGCTATTTCCAAACAAAGAGACTCCGATTCACCTCTATTGTCGCAGTGGCAACAGAGCAGGAATTGCACAACAAGCGCTTAACAAGCTCGGCTATAAGAACGTATTTAACGAGGGGAGTATTGAACAAGCAAGACAAACTCAACAACGCTTAAAGGCGCAAGCAAGCCAACAGGAACAAAACTAATGAGCAAAGGCTCTACGGATAGTGTTGATTACCAAAAATTTAGGCCCCATGGACGTGTCAATATTTCAATCATTGATAATCAGATAGCACAGTTTCAAGCGCTAGGTCCCTTTAACTTAGAACTGCTTGGTGCACTAGATGAGATAGAATCAAAGGTGTTGCAGAAAGTTAAGCAAAAACCTTGGGCGGAAGTTATTATATTTGAGCAATCTTGCTTGGCTACCGAAGAGGTATTTAGCGCATTTGTAAGTCACTTAAAAGCGCAAAAGCGTGCCGGTTTATCAGCCAGAGTCAGTGCGCTTGTTTTCAACCAAGACATAGAAGGGGCGATATTAATGATAGACAAATACAAACGCTGTTTCGAAGTAGCGGGGTTAGAATACCGTCATTTTGAAAATAAAGAAGAGGCAATAAAATGGGCCCAAAAGTATATTTAAAAAAATCAAAGGCTAGCCATGCTACCAACTGATATCGCTAAGGCCTATGATAAAATAACTCACCTATGGCAAAGTAAAAAATTTAACCGTAACAATGGTATTAATGCCCACCAAAGGGCACTTAAATTTATCACTGCTCATGGTAATGCACTCGACGTAGGCTGCGGTTGTACCGGTCGCTTTATCGATTTATTACAAGAGCAAGGTCTTCAACCTGAAGGCCTTGATATTTCTCAAAAGATGCTTTCTATTGCACAAAAAAGACACCCTAAAATCACTTTTTATCATGCCGATATTTGCCAATGGACTCCCCCGAAAAAATATGACTTTATTAGTGCTTGGGATAGTATTTGGCATATTCCTTTAGATCAGCAAGTGACGGTGATCAGTAAACTTGTCGAGAGTTTATCACCGGAAGGCGTTTTCATTTTTTCATGTGGAGGCACAGAAAAAGAGGGGCAGGAAACTGATAGTTTTATGGGGCCTACAGTATCGTATTCAACATTAGGTATTACTGGCTTTTTAACACTTATATTAAATTTGCAGTGTAGTGTTAAACACTTTGAGTTTGACCAATATCCAGAATTGCATAGCTATTTTATAATACAAAAAAATAAACAGTAAAATCGCTAATAGTTCATCGTTAACCTATTTGGAAAAAAAATGAAGTATCAAGGTAAAATAAGTCAATGGAATGATGCTAAAGGATTTGGTTTTGTTGAGCCAAATGGCGGAGGTACGCGTGCGTTTGTACATATTAAAGCATTTACGCCAAGATCACGCCGACCGATAAATGGCGAAGTGATCACCTATCAACTAGTCAATGAAGCGAACAACCGCTACAAAGCAATTAATATAAAATTTGCACGCGATAGCGCCCAAGAGAGGGCGCAACCCAAAATACACAAAAACGCGACAAGTAAACAGCACAAAAGAGTAAAGCGAGCTCTGTTTGGTTCCGTTCTGTCTCTACTATTTAGTATTGCCTTACTTAGCGCGGTTTTAATGGGGAAGTTACCTGTTGTTGTTGGTTTTACTTATCTCATTATTAGTCTGCTAACTATCCTTGCCTACGCGAAAGATAAATATTCAGCACAGCATAATAAGTGGCGAACACCAGAGTCTACTTTGCACTTATTGTCAGTATTAGGTGGGTGGCCTGGAGCGATGTTTGCACAACAGCAATTACGACATAAAACCAGTAAAAGTGAATTCATTACCACATACCGGCTAACAGTATTCATTAATATAAGTGCACTATTGATTATGTATACAGAGCAGGGGCATTATCTCCTAAATGATATTATTTTACCGTTAATAAGTTCGATACTCTGATGGCAATTTGCATAAGTTAAGCTTATTAGGCGAGGCAGATATCCGCCTAAACTAAATCACCTTCATTTACCTCTTCTTAAATATTCCCAAAACTGGCATTTTTACGTCCCAATTATGGGAATATTTTTACCCCTCCCACAATCATAAAAAAGGAAAAGCCAATAAAATCAAAAGCTTATCTATTGGAGTAAAGTTTGCAATGTAACTATCAAAATAAAATTTATTGCCAAGACAATAAATGGAGGGAAAATGATTAAATACATAACACACTTTACGTTGATATTTATATTCATACTAAACAGTGCATACACTCATTATTTTATATCTCACACCGTAGAAAGTGCTTATTACCTATTATTTTATGGCTTAGCCGGAATGTTCTTAGGCGCTATGTTGTTACTGCGATGGAGTAACGTTGAGTCCGCAGCCCAGTTGGCCACAAAATTAAATCGGCACAATAACGCAGAAAAGGAAGATAAAGATTCACTGCGATATGGAACATTAGTATTACTGCCATCATTGATAGTTGTCATTATTGCCTTATCAAATATCCCCCTGAAATGATAAAAATAACCTTTTAAAGATATTTATTTGCCACAAATAACATAAAGGCATATTATGTCTAAAGATCGAAAGGCACTACAGCAGAGTGGGGCGTTGATACCACACTGCTATTAATGCAACTGATCAAACTGCGTATACAATTACATGAGTGTGAAAAACGTATTGCACATCTTTATGGGTGAAAAATAACAGCATAATATTTTCAATATTGGGAGAGAAAAATGAGTAAACAATTTTGCAGTAAATGTAATCATGAAACGCTTCATAAAGAACTAATTAAACAAAAACCTTCAAAATTTGGCACAACGAGAAAAGAAAAATTTCGTGCATTTATTTCAGGATTTATCGCAGGCTCAGCAAGCCCGGTAGGCGCAGCACTTGATCTCATGGACAGATATGTTGTCTGCCAACAGTGCGGTTGTAAGCGTTTAGATAATCAGGGTGATGAGTTTCAATAGTGCTTATAACCTAAATTAAAAAGCTGTAAAGCTAGATTAATTAGCGTCTTAATCTGATTTTCTGCGACAAGAATAGGTATTCAGCAAATAGGTTAGTAGGACATTTTAAAAGATAGATCAGAAAATCCAGATATAGGTAAAGATGTCGTAAGTAAAAACACTAAAAAATTTCTAGAGAAAGTTGATGATGGTACATATATAGGTATTGAAGAAAAAACGAGAGAGCATAAATTAAACAACCTTAGCAAAAATGAGTATTGATAGCTTTCTAATAGGCAGAGCAAGATGATGGGGAGTAGATAATGATAATAATCTCAAGCAAGGATCAGAGCCAGAGTATCAGCGGATGACCATATGAAAGAAGACTTAAAGTAGTCGCAGAAGCCCCTTAAATTTATCTTAAATATTTTCATATTATTTTGGAAGGCTGAAAGCTAGTTTGACGAATCAGAGAATTTGAAATCAATTTTCCTAAAACTTATTTCCTAATAATTTTGTCGCGTAGCTTTTATTAGTTAGGGGAAATACCTTAATTACGCGCCAGATTTTAACACAGAGCGCCTAAATACCATTCAAACTGCTAGTTAGAGACAGTGATAACAAGGGTTTCAGGAGAGAATTGGGTAAGACGAATGATTGTAACAAACTGATAAATGGTAGTTTATTGGAGTATTTTATAAACAAATCGCTGCCAATCTAATAGAATTGATCCAGAGTTAAATTTCCATAGCGTATTTTAGACATTGCCAGCCAGATTAGTACCAACATCAG
The DNA window shown above is from Psychromonas sp. psych-6C06 and carries:
- a CDS encoding class I SAM-dependent methyltransferase gives rise to the protein MLPTDIAKAYDKITHLWQSKKFNRNNGINAHQRALKFITAHGNALDVGCGCTGRFIDLLQEQGLQPEGLDISQKMLSIAQKRHPKITFYHADICQWTPPKKYDFISAWDSIWHIPLDQQVTVISKLVESLSPEGVFIFSCGGTEKEGQETDSFMGPTVSYSTLGITGFLTLILNLQCSVKHFEFDQYPELHSYFIIQKNKQ
- a CDS encoding rhodanese-like domain-containing protein: MHNLTLVLKKALILLLFVFPILSHAEAVWVDVRSPAEHQINHIEGDLLIPHTEIVNTISKLFPNKETPIHLYCRSGNRAGIAQQALNKLGYKNVFNEGSIEQARQTQQRLKAQASQQEQN
- a CDS encoding fasciclin domain-containing protein — its product is MFNTLKSMTTSLLLVSSLAFSAFSHAGHHGMKKDIVDVAVENGSFTTLVAAVKAADLVGTLKGEGPFTVFAPTDEAFAKLPAGTVEMLLKPENKDKLIAVLTYHVVAGKVMAEDVVKLEVAPTLQGQTVMVKVEDNKVMINNATVIAADVKAKNGVIHVIDTVLLPK
- a CDS encoding Y-family DNA polymerase yields the protein MFALVDANAFYCSAEQVFRPAWRAKAMIVLSNNDGCIVAANKQAIALGIKKFQPFYKVRTLCENAGIIVCSSNYELYADLSHKMMQVIGRFAPQQHIYSIDESFLSFHNSQYAITDLAQHAQKIRRAVWKETRLAVCVGIGKTLTLAKLANHLAKKWPGFNGVCVLDDEHFKQQALAQLSPQDIWGIGRKTAHKLQQNGITTAGQLSQLKPHHLPAGFNVELHRTINELNGQPCKQWDQARADKLQIFSTRSLGKRITDIDSLKQVLAKHASIAAVKARKQHSLCASLMVFAANSPFDKQHCSYKILVSIHPATNNTVSLIKIINDNIHQLYHQGVAYYKVGVGLLNLSSEAHQQWDLFTPAPENIPLMTVLDKINQRYGRDSAFLAAQGIDQKWSMRREGLTPQYTTNWRHIPPIRC
- a CDS encoding cold shock and DUF1294 domain-containing protein, whose product is MKYQGKISQWNDAKGFGFVEPNGGGTRAFVHIKAFTPRSRRPINGEVITYQLVNEANNRYKAINIKFARDSAQERAQPKIHKNATSKQHKRVKRALFGSVLSLLFSIALLSAVLMGKLPVVVGFTYLIISLLTILAYAKDKYSAQHNKWRTPESTLHLLSVLGGWPGAMFAQQQLRHKTSKSEFITTYRLTVFINISALLIMYTEQGHYLLNDIILPLISSIL
- a CDS encoding DUF3297 family protein, with amino-acid sequence MNDTQTQPELPDRLSGNPRSPHHVEEIFQYDIGIRLNGKERFDVEEYCISEGWVKVPAHKALDRRGQPLMRTLKGTVEAFYK